CGATAAGGAGGAAGAGGTAGAGCCCGAAGCCATTCCCGCCCCGAAACGGAAGAAATCCTCAGAAAAGTAATCGCTCACTTTTCCCTCCTAAAATGAGTGGATGTCGGAAAACCGTCTTTCTCTGGGACAGCATCAGCGGCTGAAAAAAACGGCTGAGTTCGATGCTGTCTACAACCTGAAAAAGTCGGTTTCCGATGCCCAGCTGATTCTCTTCGGCAAGAAAAACGAGCTTCCCCTGTCTCGGATTGGCCTCTCGGTTTCCAAAAAGCACGGCAACGCCGTGGTGCGCAATCGCATTAAAAGAATGCTCCGGGAGGCTTTTCGGACTCGACAGCTGCAAATTCCGCCCGGTTTCGATTTCGTGCTGGTTCCTCGTGTCGGCCTGGAACTCGATTTGCGCCTGTTGCAGGAGTCTATTCAGAAATTGACCTCCCGGCTCGCCAGACGTATTTCAGAACAGAAAGAAACCCGTCCCGCAGAGAATCTGCCGTGATGAAGCGACTCTTTTCCTATCTGCTGATCGCCCTGGTAAAAGTGTACCAGTATTGCATCCGGCCCTTTCTACCGCCCTCATGTCGCTTTATCCCTGGTTGCAGCGAATATATGATCCTCGCCATCCAGAAATATGGCCCGCTCAAAGGTACCTGGAAGGGCATAGGTCGGGTTTGTCGTTGCCACCCGCTGCATCCGGGCGGATATGACTGGCCTTAGAAGGCTCTCTGTCCGTGATTCGTGGCAATTCTGAATTCGAATTGCTTCAAGTTAATAAAACAAGCCAAATATTTAAATCTCTCCGAACGTTGCCAAAGAAGGAGCGCGACGCATGTCGCAACAGAACCACTTTCGATTGGATGGCCGAGTCGCTGTAGTCACTGGAGGCGGGCAGGGCATTGGCGAAGCGATTTGCCGCCGGTTGGCTTCCGCCGGTGCCAAAATTGCCGTGTTCGACCTGTCTGAGGCCAATGCTCAGCGCGTGGCGAAGGAGCTGGGGGGCGTGGCCGCTATCGGTAACATCACCCAGGAAGCCGATGTGATTCGCTGCGTGGCCGAGATCGAAACAGCTCTGGGCCCCGTCGACATCGTGGTGAATAATGCCGGGATCACCGGAAAAGCGGCGAAAACCTGGGAATTAGAAGCCAGTGTGATGACCACCGTGCTGGATGTGAACGTCACCGGACCTTTCATGCTCTGCAAGGCCGTGCTGCCGGGAATGATCAGTCGGAAGTTCGGCCGCATCATCAATATCGCAAGTGTCGCCGGCAAAGAAGGCAATCCGACCATGGGGCCTTATTCCGCCAGCAAAGCGGCCATCATCGCCCTCACCAAATCGATGGCCAAAGAAGTGGTTGGCATCGGCGACATCACCGTGAATGCCATCTCCCCCGCCGTGATTCACACTCCGATTCTGGATGGGCTGCCCCAATCGACCGTCGATTACATGGTCAGCAAAATACCGATGGGTCGAGTTGGCAAGCCGGAGGAGGTGGCTTCGCTGGTCCATTTCCTGGCCAGCAATGAAGCGAGCTTCACCACGGCTCAGACGTATGACATCAGCGGCGGTCGGTCGACATACTGATTTCCCATCGCCCCGGCCCCCAGGGGCCTCGACAGGAATTCACCTATGAATTCGATCTTTCTCGAATTCAATCTTCCCAAAGCGGCGACCTGGTTCTACTTTTCGCTGCTTCTGGCGGTCGCCATGTTCTTCAACTTTCGCCGACCGCTC
The genomic region above belongs to Telmatocola sphagniphila and contains:
- the rnpA gene encoding ribonuclease P protein component, which produces MSENRLSLGQHQRLKKTAEFDAVYNLKKSVSDAQLILFGKKNELPLSRIGLSVSKKHGNAVVRNRIKRMLREAFRTRQLQIPPGFDFVLVPRVGLELDLRLLQESIQKLTSRLARRISEQKETRPAENLP
- the yidD gene encoding membrane protein insertion efficiency factor YidD; the encoded protein is MKRLFSYLLIALVKVYQYCIRPFLPPSCRFIPGCSEYMILAIQKYGPLKGTWKGIGRVCRCHPLHPGGYDWP
- a CDS encoding SDR family NAD(P)-dependent oxidoreductase; the encoded protein is MSQQNHFRLDGRVAVVTGGGQGIGEAICRRLASAGAKIAVFDLSEANAQRVAKELGGVAAIGNITQEADVIRCVAEIETALGPVDIVVNNAGITGKAAKTWELEASVMTTVLDVNVTGPFMLCKAVLPGMISRKFGRIINIASVAGKEGNPTMGPYSASKAAIIALTKSMAKEVVGIGDITVNAISPAVIHTPILDGLPQSTVDYMVSKIPMGRVGKPEEVASLVHFLASNEASFTTAQTYDISGGRSTY